In the Sus scrofa isolate TJ Tabasco breed Duroc chromosome 6, Sscrofa11.1, whole genome shotgun sequence genome, one interval contains:
- the NTF4 gene encoding neurotrophin-4 isoform X1, with product MLPYPSGSLPILLLFLLPSVPMEPYSPPSPLPPFPAAEWDLLSPRVALSRGTPAGPPLLFLLEAGAFGEPAGSPANRSRRGVSETAPASRRGELAVCDAVSGWVTDRRTAVDLRGREVEVLGEVPAAGGSPLRQYFFETRCKADSAGEDGPGGGGGGCRGVDRRHWVSECKAKQSYVRALTADAQGRVGWRWIRIDTACVCTLLSRTGRA from the coding sequence ATGCTCCCCTACCCCTCAggctccctccccatcctcctacTTTTCCTCCTCCCCAGTGTCCCCATGGAGCCCTACTCCCCGCCCTCACCACTGCCCCCATTTCCAGCCGCAGAATGGGACCTCTTGTCGCCCCGAGTAGCCCTGTCCAGGGGTACCCCTGCGGGGCCTCCCCTGCTCTTCCTGCTGGAGGCTGGGGCCTTTGGGGAGCCAGCCGGCAGCCCAGCCAACCGCAGTCGGCGGGGGGTGAGCGAGACAGCACCAGCAAGTCGCCGGGGAGAGCTGGCCGTGTGTGATGCAGTCAGCGGCTGGGTGACAGACCGCCGGACTGCCGTGGACCTGCGTGGGCGTGAGGTGGAGGTGCTGGGTGAGGTGCCTGCGGCTGGTGGCAGTCCCCTTCGCCAGTACTTCTTTGAAACCCGCTGCAAGGCTGACAGCGCTGGGGAGGACGGCCccggtgggggtggagggggctgcCGGGGCGTGGACCGGAGGCACTGGGTGTCTGAATGTAAGGCCAAGCAGTCCTACGTGCGGGCATTGACTGCTGATGCCCAGGGCCGTGTGGGCTGGCGATGGATTCGAATCGACACCGCCTGCGTCTGCACCCTCCTCAGCCGGACTGGCCGGGCCTGA